The DNA segment GATTCATCCCTTGGCAGTCTATCTTCACCAATGGGCTTCCTTCAAAGGCACTCCTTACATCTCTTACCAAGGTAATGTAGACTCCATTTTTAGCTGCAATTTGAATGCAAAAATAAGCTCTTCAAACTAAGAAATTACCATCAGAGAGGAAGAGTGATATACACATTAGCCTTGTTTTATAAGAGCTGTGAATATTAGCTTCCATGTGACAATTAGGAATACAGGAAACTTAACCATGTAAAAGAAGGTTGTGTCACCCTTCTGAATTAACAATTACTGAGTTACCAGGAAGAAGAGCCACGTAGAAACTGGGTTATTTCAGTGAATGATTAGGAAATTACCTAGTTTAGTGATTGGCAGAAGACTCTTCCCTTTCTTCCTGAATTCATCAGCTTCTGCCTTTGTCAGCCCTTCAGGTGCTTCTTGGATGAGTTTTGGGTAAACAGGAGCTGCTGGTTTCCAGAGCATCACAGGGTACTTTGGACGGGTTCTATATTCATAGTTTCTTCCAGCGAAAAGATAAACTACACCACCAATTCTATGAATGACCTTACCACGAGTTCTTTCCTAGAAGTAtaacaagaaaagaaaacaaaactgtTATGACTCTACATCAACCTTGAGGAAAAAGCAAAACCTCAAAATGAAGTCAAAAGTAACACTGCATACAGATTCCAGTGCACAACAGTAGGGCTGTCAATTTCTGACAGGCATAGTTGTTAAGGGTGCGCCTAAGGCTCCAGGCTCACAAGGCACTAGACCGAGCACCTTAGCACCCCAAAGGCGCATGTTGTCGCCAAGGCGTGCCTTTGTGCGCCTAGCCGTGATTATAAGAGGCGAACCTATATTTCACATGGGTTTTTTGTAggattttttagggtttaatcTCCAGCATTGGATAACTAACTTTATAGATGAACATACTGAGGATAAAGACGATCAAATCCTTGAAGAAGATTTTGATGATGTTGGAGATGAGGAGAGTGATGATTGATGAATATGGAGACTTTTGATGAGAAGTAGCTATTAGTAAACTCAGGATTTACTATTTAGTTGAACACTTGAACTTTAGAATATAAGGTTTATTGCATATTAGAATTTATGGTTAACAATATTGTCATGATTTAGTACTTATTCgcattttgatttaaaaaaaattcatttcttatattctaaatattatcatttatgattttatactttctttattctttcagTGCGCCTTGTGTCACTCAGAGGCGCGCCTGGGCCTTATGCCTGGTgtcaaggctccaggaccccttgcgccttagtatgcctttaataactatgctgATACGACGTCATGATTTACATAGACAACACAAGAGTAACGCATGATTTATATAGACAATTGGACTGAACACAAGAGTAACACGAGAACCCATTTTGACACCCCTACACAAGAGTAATTCAAAAGTAATATACAATTTCATACTCATAAACAAGGCAATTACCTCCAAATGGTGGCAAATATTATCCATATCCACAGTTGGAACTCCCTTACAACGAACTTTACACACAGGCCCCCTCCTCCAATGCGAGTGTATCAACTCCAACATGTTATGCGTTAACCCATCTCTTCCTATTCAGcagaaataaaacaaattctGACATTTGCAAAGGCCCCAGGGAACAAAATCATTGAATTCAAGCAAGAAATTGTAACAAACAAAGCTCACCGAGATTAACCTGGCGATTATCGGATAAAAGAGGCTTAATAAGCATTTTAATTTCCCACCTCTTCAATGGCATCCCGAGAATCTCCTCTCTCGACCTCTGATCCTCCTGAAACTTCCTCATAGGGAACGGGACAGGCATTTCCAAGCGCTTCGTCCCTTCTTTATCAGGCGAAGTAAACGAATCAAAGAGAGGAATCTTTTTCTTGGACTTCTTCAACGGAGCTTTCCCCGTCCAAGGTCGCGGCATTGTTGGAGGCGCGAAAGGCAAGAAAGGCGGTTCACGAATAGCTAACGGCTTCACTTTAGGAATCTCAGAGTAGCTATACTGAAATTCGAAGGGAGCATCAGGGAGTAGATAAGAAACGCCATTGTCCCCAATGAGGACGGAGCGGTCACCTTCGGATGAAACGACACCGTCTCTGACAGGCTTGTAGTACTTGGTTCGACTGTGGGGGAGCTTGAAGGCAGGATTGGGAGTGGAATTTTGGGGATTTTTGGATTTCCTGAGAGGAG comes from the Euphorbia lathyris chromosome 5, ddEupLath1.1, whole genome shotgun sequence genome and includes:
- the LOC136230877 gene encoding CRS2-associated factor 2, chloroplastic, yielding MAIVASLPGLNLFSSLPSSPRNDPTSTSSSSSSSAPPPQPPIPIPKYPPPLRKSKNPQNSTPNPAFKLPHSRTKYYKPVRDGVVSSEGDRSVLIGDNGVSYLLPDAPFEFQYSYSEIPKVKPLAIREPPFLPFAPPTMPRPWTGKAPLKKSKKKIPLFDSFTSPDKEGTKRLEMPVPFPMRKFQEDQRSREEILGMPLKRWEIKMLIKPLLSDNRQVNLGRDGLTHNMLELIHSHWRRGPVCKVRCKGVPTVDMDNICHHLEERTRGKVIHRIGGVVYLFAGRNYEYRTRPKYPVMLWKPAAPVYPKLIQEAPEGLTKAEADEFRKKGKSLLPITKLAKNGVYITLVRDVRSAFEGSPLVKIDCQGMNPSDYKKLGAKLKELVPCVLLSFDDEQILMWRGQNWKSMYPDVPSVKLPTEDGSGTDDSDSSTSDNISYSSPKMMSLWKRAIESSKAIVLDDIHLGPDDLLRKVEEFESISQATEHSYQAVILPSEDGTNNTMSVIGDGSSFDENDGYTDDEYEDEEHFDDDPFEEVENTVPLGSLPVDFIAEKLDQE